One Ooceraea biroi isolate clonal line C1 chromosome 6, Obir_v5.4, whole genome shotgun sequence genomic window carries:
- the LOC113562078 gene encoding ammonium transporter Rh type C-like, whose translation MFVHVFGAYFGLAVSFVFGMKEKPNVHHLEGASYQSDIFAMIGTVFLWLFWPSFNSASLTGDDQQRAVINTVLSISASCIIAFAVSALISKNNKFNMIHVQNSTLAGGVAIGTAAGMINRQKQLYNMVFTLPRCYGLSKVHKLGCPLRVIVSTVGIPTYSVAHFLHKILSNSVSKPASYIRDSWIFVEKINNKKIEQNEVLASLVILLFTNIPKDLVMIAIKKRWHLISRAVNLI comes from the exons ATGTTTGTCCACGTATTTGGAGCATATTTCGGACTTGCCGTCAGCTTCGTATTTGGGATGAAAGAGAAACCAAATGTACATCATCTTGAAGGAGCTTCTTATCAATCGGATATATTTGCAATGATTG GTACAGTGTTCTTATGGTTATTTTGGCCATCATTTAACAGTGCGTCATTGACGGGGGACGATCAGCAGCGTGCTGTAATTAATACTGTGCTGTCAATATCCGCTAGCTGCATAATTGCGTTTGCCGTGTCTGCACTAATTTCCAAAAACAATAAATTCAACATGATACACGTGCAAAATTCAACTCTAGCTGGTGGAGTAGCCATTGGTACTGCCGCAGGTATGATAAACAGACAaaaacagttatataatatggTTTTCACCTTGCCTCGTTGTTATGGTTTATCGAAAGTGCACAAACTGGGTTGTCCGTTAAGAGTCATTGTCTCAACTGTGGGCATCCCGACTTACAGTGTTGCTCACTTCCTTCACAAGATTTTGAGTAATTCGGTTTCCAAACCGGCATCTTACATCCGTGACAGTTGGATCTtcgttgaaaaaattaataacaaaaaaatagaaCAGAATGAAGTTTTAGCTTCTTTAGTTATATTACTCTTTACAAACATCCCAAAGGATCTTGTTATGATTGCTATAAAAAAACGATGGCATTTGATTTCAAGGgctgtaaatttaatttga